In Candidatus Kerfeldbacteria bacterium, a single genomic region encodes these proteins:
- the dnaK gene encoding molecular chaperone DnaK, which yields MSKILGIDLGTTNSCMAIIEGGEPKVLENKEGNRTTPSVVAISKTGERLVGQVAKRQAVTNHQNTVFSVKRLIGRHWNDDEVQHDVKTMPYIIEQAGEGVKVKMVDKLYTPQEASAMILQKMKADAEAKLGEKIEEAVITVPAYFDDSQRQATKDAGEIAGLKVRRIINEPTAAALAYGFDKKKNQQVAVYDLGGGTFDISILDISEDTVEVKSTNGDTHLGGDDFDKRIIDWLVDEFNKDQGINLGNDQMALQRLKEAAEKAKIELSTTNETEINLPFITTDASGPKHMNLKLTRAKLESLVADLIEKTIEPVKKALADAKVETKDIQEVIMVGGMTRMPKVLETVEQFFGKKPHIGVNPDEVVAVGAAVQAGVLQGDVKDVLLLDVTPLTLGIETLGGVSTPLIERNTTIPTTKSQVFSTAADNQTSVEVHVLQGERPMASDNKTLGRFILSGIPPSPRGVPQVEVSFDIDANGILNVKAKDKASGQEQSITITASSGLSKEDVEKMKQDAQAHAAEDKKKKDLIDTRNMAETLIYTAEKAIKDAGDKIKDDVKKEVEEKIKAVKDVKDKDDDAAIKKAVEDLNQTVQKIGQAMYADKKPPQGQPGAQGQPGANPQGEAPKDGPKNDKGPVDAEYEDVKK from the coding sequence ATGTCAAAAATACTCGGAATCGATCTCGGCACCACCAACTCCTGCATGGCCATCATCGAAGGCGGTGAGCCGAAGGTCCTCGAAAATAAAGAAGGCAATCGCACCACGCCATCAGTGGTGGCTATTTCCAAGACTGGCGAACGCCTGGTCGGCCAAGTGGCCAAGCGCCAAGCCGTCACCAATCACCAGAATACCGTCTTCTCGGTGAAGCGCCTGATTGGCCGTCACTGGAACGATGACGAAGTGCAGCATGACGTGAAAACCATGCCCTACATCATCGAGCAGGCAGGCGAGGGCGTCAAAGTGAAAATGGTGGACAAGCTCTACACTCCGCAGGAAGCCTCGGCCATGATTCTCCAGAAAATGAAAGCTGACGCTGAAGCGAAACTGGGCGAGAAAATCGAAGAAGCGGTGATTACCGTGCCTGCCTATTTCGATGACTCACAGCGCCAAGCCACCAAGGACGCGGGTGAAATCGCTGGACTGAAAGTGCGCCGTATCATCAATGAACCAACTGCCGCTGCGCTCGCTTACGGATTTGATAAGAAAAAGAACCAGCAAGTAGCAGTCTACGATCTGGGCGGTGGTACGTTTGATATTTCCATCCTGGACATCTCAGAGGACACCGTGGAAGTGAAATCAACCAATGGCGACACCCACCTGGGTGGTGACGATTTTGACAAGCGCATTATCGACTGGTTGGTTGATGAATTCAATAAAGACCAAGGTATCAACCTGGGTAATGACCAGATGGCACTCCAGCGCCTCAAGGAAGCTGCGGAAAAGGCGAAGATTGAATTGTCCACGACCAATGAAACGGAAATCAATCTGCCCTTCATCACCACTGACGCCAGTGGCCCGAAACACATGAATCTCAAACTGACTCGCGCAAAACTTGAGTCACTCGTTGCAGACTTGATCGAGAAAACCATTGAACCAGTCAAGAAAGCATTAGCGGATGCGAAAGTAGAAACCAAAGATATCCAAGAGGTGATCATGGTTGGTGGTATGACCCGTATGCCGAAAGTACTCGAGACTGTGGAGCAATTCTTTGGCAAGAAACCCCACATCGGTGTGAATCCTGACGAAGTGGTCGCCGTTGGTGCTGCGGTGCAGGCCGGTGTCCTCCAGGGCGATGTGAAAGATGTATTGTTACTCGACGTCACTCCGTTGACGCTCGGCATTGAAACCCTCGGCGGTGTCTCCACTCCATTGATCGAACGCAATACCACCATCCCGACAACCAAATCACAAGTATTCTCCACAGCCGCTGACAATCAAACGTCCGTGGAAGTCCACGTGCTCCAGGGCGAACGCCCCATGGCCTCGGACAATAAAACACTGGGTCGCTTCATCCTCTCCGGCATTCCGCCATCACCGCGCGGCGTCCCGCAGGTGGAAGTGTCATTCGACATTGATGCCAATGGTATCCTGAATGTGAAAGCAAAAGACAAGGCCTCCGGCCAGGAGCAATCCATTACTATCACTGCGTCATCGGGGCTCTCCAAGGAAGACGTGGAGAAAATGAAACAGGATGCCCAGGCCCACGCGGCAGAGGATAAGAAGAAGAAAGACCTCATCGACACGCGCAATATGGCCGAGACCCTTATCTACACCGCGGAGAAAGCTATCAAAGACGCAGGCGATAAGATCAAAGACGACGTGAAGAAAGAAGTGGAAGAAAAGATCAAAGCGGTCAAAGACGTGAAGGACAAAGATGATGACGCGGCCATCAAGAAAGCCGTGGAAGATCTGAATCAGACCGTACAAAAGATTGGCCAAGCCATGTACGCTGATAAGAAGCCGCCACAGGGACAACCGGGCGCCCAGGGGCAGCCAGGAGCCAATCCACAAGGCGAAGCGCCGAAAGACGGTCCGAAGAATGACAAAGGACCAGTCGACGCCGAGTACGAGGATGTTAAAAAGTAA
- a CDS encoding Hsp20/alpha crystallin family protein has translation MSEFDKFFNDMPMVASNIHSFTPAVDIYQDKDNVIVETPLAGVDPKNVEITIENDVLKIEGSMEHKSEVDDKNYYRKEVRAGSFYRAVALPTHVKGGDAKADFENGMLKIVIPKAEEVKPKSIKVNVK, from the coding sequence ATGTCTGAATTCGATAAATTTTTCAACGACATGCCAATGGTCGCATCAAATATTCACTCGTTCACTCCAGCAGTGGACATCTACCAGGACAAAGATAATGTCATCGTGGAAACACCGTTAGCCGGCGTCGATCCCAAGAACGTCGAAATCACTATTGAAAATGACGTCTTGAAGATTGAGGGCTCTATGGAGCACAAGAGCGAAGTGGATGACAAAAATTATTATCGCAAAGAAGTGCGCGCCGGTAGTTTCTATCGCGCGGTGGCACTGCCGACCCATGTCAAAGGCGGCGATGCCAAGGCCGACTTCGAGAATGGCATGCTGAAAATTGTCATCCCGAAAGCAGAAGAAGTCAAACCGAAATCAATCAAAGTTAACGTCAAATAG